A single window of Rhodococcus jostii RHA1 DNA harbors:
- the paaA gene encoding 1,2-phenylacetyl-CoA epoxidase subunit PaaA: MTTSNASDELQELFDDTIAADQRVEPRDWMPDGYRKTLIRQIAQHAHSEIIGMQPEGNWLTRAPSLRRKAILMAKVQDEAGHGLYLYSAAETLGADRADLTEKLIEGKQKYSSIFNYPTLTYADVGVIGWLVDGAAICNQVPLCRSSFGPYARAMIRVCKEESFHQRQGFELLMTMMRGTDAQREMVQESVNRWWWPALMMFGPPDDQSPNSEQSMKWRIKRHTNDELRQRFVDMSIPQAEVLGVTFPDPDLKWNAERGAHDFGEPDWSEFMQVIKGNGASSVERVANRRAAHENGAWVREAATAFARRESSKENAR; the protein is encoded by the coding sequence ATGACCACGTCAAACGCTTCCGATGAGCTGCAAGAGCTCTTCGATGACACCATCGCGGCCGACCAGAGGGTCGAGCCGAGGGACTGGATGCCCGACGGCTACCGCAAGACGCTGATCCGGCAGATCGCGCAGCACGCGCACTCGGAGATCATCGGCATGCAACCGGAGGGCAACTGGCTCACCCGCGCGCCGTCGCTGCGCCGCAAGGCGATCCTCATGGCGAAGGTTCAGGACGAGGCCGGGCACGGCCTGTACCTGTACTCGGCCGCCGAGACGCTCGGAGCCGATCGCGCCGACCTCACCGAGAAGCTGATCGAAGGCAAGCAGAAGTACTCCTCGATCTTCAACTACCCGACGCTGACCTACGCCGACGTCGGCGTGATCGGCTGGCTCGTCGACGGCGCCGCGATCTGCAACCAGGTCCCGTTGTGCCGCAGCTCCTTCGGGCCGTACGCGCGGGCGATGATCCGGGTGTGCAAGGAGGAGTCGTTCCACCAGCGTCAGGGCTTCGAACTGCTGATGACGATGATGCGCGGCACCGACGCCCAGCGCGAGATGGTGCAGGAGTCGGTGAACCGCTGGTGGTGGCCGGCGCTGATGATGTTCGGTCCGCCGGACGATCAGTCGCCCAACTCCGAGCAGTCCATGAAGTGGCGCATCAAGCGGCACACCAACGACGAACTCCGTCAGCGGTTCGTCGACATGTCCATCCCGCAGGCCGAGGTGCTCGGCGTGACGTTCCCGGATCCGGACCTGAAGTGGAACGCCGAGCGCGGCGCTCACGACTTCGGTGAGCCCGACTGGAGCGAGTTCATGCAGGTGATCAAGGGCAACGGCGCATCGAGCGTCGAGCGCGTCGCCAACCGGCGGGCAGCACACGAGAACGGGGCGTGGGTGCGGGAGGCCGCGACGGCCTTCGCCCGCCGCGAGAGCAGCAAGGAGAACGCACGATGA
- a CDS encoding enoyl-CoA hydratase-related protein — MSTDDVVGLSVDAGLATITLRRAGASNALDRAVKEQLLAAVEKVAADDSVRALLLQAEGKNFCVGQDLAEHVAGLEADPAHAMDTVAEHYNPLLRALAAVRVPVVVAVGGACVGAGLGIALAADIRIAGEGAKFATAFTGIALAGDSGLSHTLVQALGPSRATGLMMLGDRFTAAQALDWGLVHRVVPDAELGDAAAALARKLADGPTAAYAQVKALVSAASTGLSEALERERGAAEQLGRSKDHRSAVDAFLAKRTPAFEGH, encoded by the coding sequence ATGAGCACTGACGACGTGGTCGGACTTTCCGTGGACGCGGGACTGGCCACCATCACCCTGCGCCGTGCGGGCGCGTCCAACGCCCTGGACCGCGCGGTGAAGGAACAGTTGCTGGCGGCGGTGGAAAAGGTCGCCGCCGACGACAGCGTGCGCGCCCTGCTGCTGCAGGCGGAGGGGAAGAACTTCTGTGTCGGCCAGGACCTGGCCGAGCACGTCGCCGGGCTGGAGGCGGACCCAGCGCACGCGATGGACACCGTCGCCGAGCACTACAATCCGCTGCTCCGGGCGCTGGCCGCGGTCCGCGTCCCGGTCGTCGTCGCGGTCGGCGGCGCCTGTGTCGGGGCGGGGCTGGGCATCGCCCTGGCCGCCGACATCCGGATCGCGGGGGAGGGAGCCAAGTTCGCCACGGCGTTCACGGGGATCGCGCTGGCCGGTGACTCCGGGCTGAGTCACACCCTGGTGCAGGCGCTCGGACCGAGCCGGGCGACCGGGCTGATGATGCTCGGCGACCGGTTCACGGCGGCGCAGGCGCTGGACTGGGGGCTGGTGCACCGGGTGGTGCCCGATGCCGAACTCGGGGACGCGGCCGCCGCGCTGGCGCGGAAGCTGGCCGACGGTCCCACGGCGGCGTATGCGCAGGTCAAGGCGCTGGTCTCGGCGGCGTCGACCGGGCTGTCGGAGGCGCTCGAGCGGGAGCGTGGGGCCGCGGAGCAACTCGGCCGGTCGAAGGATCACCGCAGCGCGGTCGACGCGTTCCTCGCGAAGCGCACGCCCGCCTTCGAAGGCCACTGA
- a CDS encoding 3-hydroxyacyl-CoA dehydrogenase family protein, with product MTSTAPKNVGVVGGGRMGAGIAQVFATLGSTVIIAESGDREAAVKRVSDGLDRAHERGKLGDVDPATILGRVSTVAAPDALPPALDLVVEAVPELVDLKLSVLSLVEKTVSPTTVIASNTSSISIAELGSALGDPARLIGMHFFNPVPASSLVEIVRAPATDAGVVEKVREWVAQLGKTEVLVNDSPGFATSRLGVCLGLEAIRMLEEGVADAESIDRAMELGYRHPMGPLRSTDLVGLDVRLAIAEHLAKTLGDRFAPPALLREKVAKGELGRKTGQGFFTWS from the coding sequence ATGACGAGCACAGCACCGAAGAACGTCGGAGTGGTCGGCGGCGGCCGGATGGGCGCGGGTATCGCACAGGTCTTCGCCACCCTCGGCTCCACCGTCATCATCGCCGAGAGCGGCGACCGGGAGGCGGCCGTGAAGCGGGTGTCCGACGGACTCGACCGCGCGCACGAACGCGGCAAGCTCGGCGACGTCGATCCCGCGACGATCCTCGGACGGGTCTCCACGGTGGCCGCCCCCGATGCGCTCCCGCCGGCCCTGGATCTGGTGGTCGAGGCGGTGCCCGAACTGGTCGACCTCAAGCTATCCGTGCTCTCGCTCGTCGAGAAGACGGTGTCGCCCACGACGGTAATCGCCAGCAACACCAGTTCGATCTCGATCGCCGAACTCGGCAGTGCCCTCGGCGACCCGGCCCGGCTGATCGGCATGCACTTCTTCAATCCGGTTCCGGCGTCGTCGCTCGTCGAGATCGTCCGCGCCCCGGCCACCGATGCCGGCGTCGTCGAGAAGGTCCGGGAGTGGGTCGCCCAGCTCGGCAAGACCGAGGTGCTGGTCAACGATTCTCCCGGCTTCGCGACCAGCCGTCTCGGCGTGTGCCTCGGGCTCGAGGCGATCCGGATGCTCGAGGAAGGCGTCGCCGACGCCGAGTCCATCGACCGGGCCATGGAACTCGGCTATCGCCACCCGATGGGACCGCTGCGGTCCACCGATCTGGTCGGACTGGACGTCCGGCTCGCGATCGCCGAGCACCTGGCGAAGACGCTCGGCGACCGGTTCGCGCCGCCCGCGCTGCTGCGCGAGAAGGTCGCCAAGGGCGAACTCGGCCGCAAGACCGGCCAGGGGTTCTTCACCTGGTCCTGA
- a CDS encoding enoyl-CoA hydratase/isomerase family protein, translating into MNTLKIEDRDDRMVVTLHRPAQRNAINAEMIGELHQVCASLEATPKPMLLTGEGDHFAGGADIAELRERGRDEAFAGINRNLFDRIAKLPMPTVAAVSGYALGGGAELSYACDIRIATETAVFGNPEPGLGIMAAAGASYRLPELVGTSVAKQVLLGGRNLDAQDALRSGLVMSVVAPGEHIDAAHKVIDRITRSAPLALKLTKMIVDAPGSHPFADDIAQAVLFESRDKHDRMTAFLEKKK; encoded by the coding sequence GTGAACACACTGAAGATCGAGGACCGCGACGACCGCATGGTGGTCACGCTGCATCGTCCCGCACAGCGCAACGCGATCAACGCGGAGATGATCGGCGAACTGCACCAGGTGTGCGCGTCGCTGGAGGCGACGCCGAAGCCGATGTTGCTGACCGGCGAGGGCGATCACTTCGCCGGCGGCGCAGACATCGCCGAACTGCGTGAGCGCGGCCGCGACGAGGCGTTCGCCGGCATCAACCGCAACTTGTTCGACCGCATCGCGAAGCTGCCGATGCCCACCGTCGCCGCGGTGAGCGGGTACGCGCTCGGCGGCGGCGCCGAACTGTCCTACGCCTGTGACATCCGCATCGCCACCGAGACCGCGGTCTTCGGGAACCCGGAGCCGGGGCTGGGCATCATGGCCGCGGCCGGGGCCAGTTACCGGTTGCCCGAATTGGTCGGCACGTCCGTCGCCAAGCAGGTTCTGCTCGGCGGCCGGAACCTCGACGCGCAGGACGCGCTGCGCAGCGGACTCGTGATGAGTGTCGTCGCACCCGGCGAGCACATCGATGCAGCGCACAAGGTCATCGACCGCATCACCCGATCGGCGCCGCTGGCGCTCAAGCTCACGAAGATGATCGTCGACGCACCGGGCTCGCACCCGTTCGCCGACGACATCGCGCAGGCGGTGCTGTTCGAGAGCCGCGACAAACACGACCGCATGACTGCCTTTCTGGAGAAGAAGAAATGA
- a CDS encoding thiolase family protein translates to MAEVFLVDGARTPQGRYGGALAGVRPDDLAGLVVAEAARRAGIPGDAVDEVILGAANQAGEDNRDVARMAVLLAGLPDSVPGYTVNRLCASGLTAVASAAHTIRSGEADIVIAGGVESMTRAPWVMAKPGTPWARPGEVADTSLGWRFTNPRFTAADRDVPAGAGPDVRKVTLSMGETAEEVAALEGVTRAESDAFALRSQERAIAAVDAGRFEREIVPVPVRDGELAADETPRRGTTLEKLGSLKPVFRTGGIVTAGSSSSLSDGAAALVVASEAAVEKYGLTVRGRIVTSASAGIAPNVMGLGPVPATRKALARANWSISDLGAAELNEAFAAQSLGVIRQLKLDESIVNADGGAIALGHPLGCSGARILLTLLGRMEREGARRGLATLCVGVGQGVAMLIEAP, encoded by the coding sequence GTGGCCGAAGTGTTTCTGGTGGACGGAGCCCGTACCCCGCAGGGTCGATACGGCGGAGCGCTCGCGGGAGTGCGCCCCGACGACCTTGCCGGTCTCGTCGTGGCCGAGGCCGCCCGCCGGGCCGGAATCCCGGGCGACGCCGTCGACGAGGTGATCCTCGGGGCCGCCAACCAGGCCGGCGAGGACAACCGGGACGTCGCCCGCATGGCCGTGCTGCTCGCGGGCCTGCCCGACAGCGTTCCCGGCTACACGGTGAACCGCCTGTGCGCGAGCGGTCTGACCGCCGTCGCGTCCGCCGCGCACACCATCCGCAGCGGCGAGGCCGACATCGTGATCGCCGGCGGCGTCGAATCGATGACCCGCGCACCCTGGGTGATGGCCAAGCCCGGCACCCCGTGGGCACGTCCGGGGGAGGTGGCCGACACCTCGCTCGGCTGGCGGTTCACGAACCCGCGGTTCACCGCGGCAGACCGTGACGTTCCGGCCGGGGCCGGACCGGACGTCCGCAAGGTGACGCTGTCGATGGGCGAGACGGCCGAGGAGGTCGCCGCGCTCGAGGGCGTCACCCGCGCCGAGAGCGACGCCTTCGCGCTGCGCAGCCAGGAGCGGGCGATCGCGGCGGTGGACGCCGGCCGGTTCGAGCGCGAGATCGTGCCCGTGCCGGTGCGCGACGGTGAACTGGCCGCCGACGAAACCCCCAGGCGGGGAACCACTCTGGAGAAGCTGGGTTCGCTGAAACCGGTGTTCCGCACCGGCGGCATCGTGACCGCCGGCTCGTCGTCGTCCCTCTCGGACGGCGCCGCGGCCCTGGTCGTCGCGAGCGAGGCGGCGGTGGAGAAGTACGGCCTGACCGTCCGCGGCCGCATCGTCACCAGTGCGAGCGCGGGTATCGCCCCCAACGTCATGGGTCTGGGGCCGGTCCCGGCCACCCGCAAGGCCCTTGCCCGCGCCAACTGGTCGATCTCCGACCTCGGCGCCGCCGAACTCAACGAGGCCTTCGCGGCGCAGTCGCTCGGGGTGATCCGGCAGTTGAAGCTCGACGAGTCGATCGTCAACGCGGACGGCGGCGCCATCGCGCTCGGCCACCCGCTGGGCTGCTCGGGTGCGCGGATCCTGCTGACGCTGCTCGGCCGGATGGAACGCGAAGGCGCCCGCCGCGGACTGGCCACGCTGTGCGTGGGCGTCGGCCAGGGCGTCGCGATGTTGATCGAGGCGCCGTGA
- the paaZ gene encoding phenylacetic acid degradation bifunctional protein PaaZ, with the protein MSKLLESYAAGRWYTAPDEGTPLLSAVDGSEVARISATGLDLGEMVTYAREVGGAALGKLTFHERAAVLKALALTLMAGKEEFYALSTSTGATKRDSGVDIDGGFGTLLSYAGKARRELPNDTVYLDGAFEQLGKKGTFLGQHVYTSRRGVAVQINAFNFPVWGFLEKLAPAFIAGVPSIVKPASQSAYLTELVFRRIIESGLLPEGSVQLLSGSARVLLDHLGGQDSVAFTGSADTAATLRAHPNVVGEGVHFNAEADSLNASILGSDVEPGSEEFDLYVKQLVTEMTVKAGQKCTAIRRAFVPSALMDDVIAAAEARLSRVVVGAPDAEGVTMGALASLEQRDEVLKSLRGLTKSAQIVVGDPENFDVVGADKATGAFLPPILLRSDDKDATEPHDIEAFGPVSTVIGYDSTDEVIELAARGKGSLVASLVTRDSALARDIVLGLAPFHGRVLVLNRDDAKESTGHGSPLPVLVHGGPGRAGGGEELGGIRGILHHMQRTAVQATPDILTAVGNKWVTGSQRNDDGVHPFRKNLAQLRIGDTIVGGPRQVTLADIDHFAEFTGDTFYAHTDPEAAAANPLFGGIVAHGYLVVSLAAGLFVEPNPGPVLANFGVDNLRFLTPVKADDSLTVTLTAKLITPRSSADYGEVRWDAIVVNQDGDPVATYDVLTLVAKGENA; encoded by the coding sequence GTGAGCAAGTTACTGGAAAGCTACGCCGCCGGACGCTGGTACACCGCGCCGGACGAGGGAACGCCGCTGCTGAGCGCGGTCGACGGCTCCGAGGTGGCGCGCATCTCCGCGACCGGACTCGACCTGGGCGAGATGGTGACCTACGCCCGCGAGGTGGGCGGAGCGGCGCTCGGGAAGCTGACCTTCCACGAGCGTGCCGCTGTCCTCAAGGCGCTCGCCCTCACCCTCATGGCGGGCAAGGAGGAGTTCTACGCCCTCTCCACCTCGACCGGCGCCACCAAGCGCGACTCCGGCGTCGACATCGACGGCGGCTTCGGCACCCTCCTCAGCTATGCCGGCAAGGCCAGGCGGGAACTGCCCAACGACACCGTCTACCTCGACGGCGCGTTCGAGCAGCTGGGCAAGAAGGGCACGTTCCTCGGCCAGCACGTCTACACCTCGCGCCGCGGCGTGGCCGTCCAGATCAACGCGTTCAACTTCCCGGTGTGGGGCTTCCTCGAGAAGCTCGCCCCCGCGTTCATCGCCGGCGTCCCGTCCATCGTCAAGCCTGCGAGCCAGTCGGCCTATCTCACCGAACTCGTGTTCCGTCGCATCATCGAGTCCGGGCTGCTGCCCGAGGGTTCGGTCCAGCTGCTGTCGGGCAGCGCCCGCGTGCTGCTCGACCACCTCGGTGGGCAGGACTCCGTGGCGTTCACCGGATCCGCCGACACCGCGGCCACCCTGCGAGCGCACCCGAACGTCGTCGGTGAGGGCGTCCACTTCAACGCCGAGGCCGATTCGCTCAACGCGTCGATCCTCGGCTCCGACGTCGAACCGGGCAGCGAGGAATTCGACCTCTACGTCAAGCAGCTCGTCACCGAGATGACGGTGAAGGCCGGCCAGAAGTGCACCGCCATCCGGCGCGCCTTCGTGCCGTCGGCGTTGATGGACGACGTCATCGCCGCTGCCGAGGCCCGGCTGTCGCGCGTCGTGGTCGGCGCCCCCGACGCCGAAGGCGTCACGATGGGTGCGCTCGCCAGCCTCGAACAGCGCGACGAGGTCCTGAAATCGCTCCGCGGCCTGACCAAGTCGGCGCAGATCGTGGTCGGCGACCCGGAGAACTTCGACGTCGTCGGCGCCGACAAGGCGACGGGCGCGTTCCTGCCGCCGATCCTGCTGCGCTCCGACGACAAGGACGCCACCGAACCCCACGACATCGAGGCCTTCGGTCCCGTCAGCACCGTCATCGGATACGACAGCACCGACGAGGTCATCGAACTCGCCGCCCGCGGCAAGGGCAGCCTCGTCGCCTCCCTCGTCACCCGTGATTCCGCACTCGCCCGCGACATCGTGCTGGGCCTCGCCCCGTTCCACGGCCGCGTCCTCGTCCTCAACCGCGACGACGCCAAGGAATCCACCGGCCACGGCTCACCCCTGCCCGTCCTCGTGCACGGCGGCCCCGGACGCGCGGGCGGGGGCGAGGAACTCGGCGGTATCCGCGGCATCCTGCACCACATGCAGCGCACCGCGGTCCAGGCCACCCCCGACATCCTGACCGCGGTCGGAAACAAGTGGGTCACCGGTTCGCAGCGCAACGACGACGGCGTCCACCCGTTCCGGAAGAACCTTGCGCAGTTGCGGATCGGCGACACCATCGTCGGCGGCCCCCGCCAGGTCACCCTCGCCGACATCGACCACTTCGCCGAGTTCACCGGCGACACGTTCTACGCCCACACCGACCCCGAGGCGGCGGCCGCGAACCCGCTGTTCGGCGGCATCGTCGCCCACGGATACCTCGTCGTCTCCCTCGCCGCCGGTCTGTTCGTCGAACCGAATCCCGGCCCCGTCCTCGCCAACTTCGGCGTCGACAACCTCCGGTTCCTCACCCCCGTCAAGGCCGACGACAGCCTCACCGTCACGCTCACCGCGAAGCTCATCACGCCGCGCAGCAGCGCCGACTACGGTGAAGTCCGTTGGGATGCAATCGTCGTCAACCAGGACGGCGATCCCGTCGCAACGTACGACGTACTCACCCTCGTCGCCAAAGGAGAAAACGCATGA
- a CDS encoding EthD family reductase, translating to MSFKVAVCYGQPDDPEAFDAYYRDTHMPLARKIPGLTDFTWGKCSALDGGTPPYYAVASLVFPDADTMKSGLQSEEMKQAGKDVPNFATGGVTMYVQEEESVYNQ from the coding sequence ATGAGCTTCAAGGTCGCCGTCTGTTACGGCCAGCCCGATGACCCCGAGGCGTTCGACGCCTACTACCGCGACACCCACATGCCGCTGGCCCGCAAGATCCCCGGCCTGACCGACTTCACGTGGGGCAAGTGCAGTGCCCTCGACGGCGGGACGCCGCCGTACTACGCGGTCGCGAGCCTCGTCTTCCCCGACGCCGACACCATGAAGTCCGGGTTGCAGTCCGAGGAGATGAAGCAGGCAGGCAAGGACGTCCCCAACTTCGCCACCGGCGGCGTCACCATGTACGTCCAAGAAGAAGAATCCGTCTACAACCAGTAG
- the paaI gene encoding hydroxyphenylacetyl-CoA thioesterase PaaI, with the protein MTVDASAECRIARKMFEADNASQALGIEILELSPGHAVASMVVGETMVNGHGITHGGFVFTLADTAFAMACNGYDTPAVAARADIRFLTSTRLGDTLVAEAVERARYGRNGIYDVTVRRGDDVIAEFRGDSRAQPRP; encoded by the coding sequence ATGACTGTCGACGCGTCCGCGGAATGCCGCATCGCGCGGAAGATGTTCGAAGCCGACAATGCGTCCCAGGCGCTCGGCATCGAGATCCTCGAGCTCAGCCCCGGCCACGCAGTCGCGTCGATGGTCGTGGGTGAGACCATGGTCAACGGCCACGGCATCACTCACGGCGGGTTCGTGTTCACCCTCGCCGACACCGCATTCGCGATGGCGTGCAACGGATACGACACGCCCGCCGTCGCCGCCCGCGCCGACATCCGGTTCCTCACCTCCACCCGCCTCGGCGACACGCTCGTCGCCGAGGCCGTGGAACGGGCCCGCTACGGGCGCAACGGCATCTACGACGTCACCGTCCGGCGCGGCGACGACGTCATCGCCGAGTTCCGCGGCGACAGTCGTGCGCAGCCGCGCCCGTGA